From a region of the Equus przewalskii isolate Varuska chromosome 2, EquPr2, whole genome shotgun sequence genome:
- the SRSF4 gene encoding serine/arginine-rich splicing factor 4, whose protein sequence is MPRVYIGRLSYQARERDVERFFKGYGKILEVDLKNGYGFVEFDDLRDADDAVYELNGKDLCGERVIVEHARGPRRDGSYGSGRSGYGYRRSGRDKYGPPTRTEYRLIVENLSSRCSWQDLKDYMRQAGEVTYADAHKGRKNEGVIEFVSYSDMKRALEKLDGTEVNGRKIRLVEDKPGSRRRRSYSRSRSHSRSRSRSRHSRKSRSRSGSSKSSHSKSRSRSRSGSHSRSKSRSRSQSRSRSKKEKSRSPSKDDKSRSRSRSADKRRSKSKDQAEEKVQNSDNTGKSKSRSPSRHKSKSKSRSRSQERRVEEEKRGSVSRSRSKEKSRSQEKSLHKSRSRSRSKGGSRSRSRSRSKSKDKRKGRKRSREESRSRSRSHSKSERSRKRGGKRDSKSGSSKKKKKEDTDRSQSRSRSRSASKEREHAKSESGQREGRGESEDAGANPETRSRSRSNSKSKPNLPSESRSRSKSASKTRSRSKSRSRSASRSPSRSRSRSHSRS, encoded by the exons ATACGGGTTTGTGGAGTTTGATGATCTGCGTGATGCAGATGATGCTGTTTATGAACTGAATGGCAAAGACCTTTGTGGTGAGCGAGTAATTGTTGAGCATGCCCGAGGCCCACGTCGAGATGGCAGTTACGGTTCTGGACGCA GTGGATATGGTTATAGAAGAAGTGGCCGAGATAAATATGGCCCTCCTACCCGCACAGAATACAGACTTATTGTGGAGAATTTGTCAAGTCGGTGCAGCTGGCAAGACCTAAAG gattatATGCGTCAGGCGGGAGAAGTGACGTATGCAGATGCTCACAAGGGTCGCAAAAATGAAGGGGTGATTGAATTTGTGTCTTACTCTGATATGAAAAGAGCTTTGGAAAAGTTAGATGGAACTGAAGTCAATGGCAGAAAAATCAGATTAGTTGAAGACAAGCCCGGTTCTAGACGACGCCGGTCCTACTCCAGGAGCCGGAGTCACTCGAG GTCTCGCTCTCGAAGCAGACATTCTCGCAAGAGCAGAAGCCGAAGCGgcagcagcaaaagcagtcattcTAAGAGTAGATCCCGGTCCAG GTCAGGCTCCCATTCCCGGAGCAAGAGCCGCAGCCGCAGCCAGAGCCGGAGCCGGagcaagaaggagaaaagcaggagCCCCAGCAAGGATGACAAGAGCCGCAGCCGCAGCCGCAGCGCGGACAAGCGCCGCAGCAAGAGCAAAGACCAAGCCGAAGAGAAGGTCCAGAACAGCGACAACACTGGGAAATCCAAAAGCCGGAGTCCCAGCAGGCATAAAAGCAAGAGTAAAAGTAGAAGCAGGAGTcaggagaggagagtggaggaggagaagcgGGGGAGTGTGAGCAGGAGTCGGAGCAAGGAGAAGAGCCGGAGTCAGGAGAAAAGCCTGCACAAGAGCCGGAGCAGAAGCAGGAGCAAAGGCGGCAGCAGGAGCCGAAGCAGGAGTCGCAGCAAAAGCAAGGataagaggaagggaaggaagagaagcagggaggagagCCGCAGCCGGAGCCGCAGCCACAGCAAGAGTGAGAGGAGCAGAAAACGGGGCGGCAAGCGAGACAGCAAGTCTGGcagcagcaaaaagaagaagaaggaagacacCGACCGCTCCCAGTCCAGATCGCGATCCCGCTCGGCGTCCAAGGAGCGAGAACATGCCAAGTCCGAGTCCGGCCAGAGGGAAGGCCGAGGGGAGAGCGAGGATGCTGGCGCCAATCCGGAGACCCGGTCCAGGTCGAGGTCCAATTCCAAATCAAAACCAAACCTTCCATCGGAATCACGCTCCAGATCAAAGTCTGCTTCCAAAACCCGATCTCGGTCCAAGTCTCGATCCAGGTCTGCGTCCAGATCACCCTCCCGGTCTAGATCCAGGTCCCACTCGAGGTCCTAA
- the TMEM200B gene encoding transmembrane protein 200B produces MTAGSPGDCGEVRRSPEGRVSRLGRRLGRRRRPRSPPEPLRVRARLRLRSPSGAFAALGALVVLVGMGIAVAGYWPHRAGPPGPRAANASAPPLSEQRREGRGAGRAHGPHERLRLLGPVVMGVGLFVFICANTLLYENRDLETRRLRQGVLRAQALRPPDGPAWDCALLPSPGPRTPRAIGCAEPESWDLSPRRGTSPVPSVRSLRSEPANPRLGLPALLSSYPLKGPGLPPPWGPRTQTGHVIITVQPSGSCIEHSKSLDLGLGELLLGAPAARDCAHRSWPRLDRLSLGGYAKLGGGGDLGARV; encoded by the coding sequence ATGACGGCTGGGAGCCCCGGAGACTGCGGGGAGGTGCGGAGGAGCCCCGAGGGCCGCGTCTCTCGCCTGGGCCGCCGCCTGGGCCGCCGCAGGCGCCCGCGCTCCCCGCCCGAGCCTCTGCGGGTGCGGGCGCGGCTCCGGCTGCGCTCGCCGTCGGGGGCGTTCGCGGCGCTGGGCGCGCTCGTGGTCCTGGTGGGCATGGGCATCGCGGTGGCCGGCTACTGGCCGCATCGCGCCgggcccccagggcccagggctgccaATGCCAGCGCGCCCCCGCTGAGCGAGCAGCGGCGCGAGGGTCGCGGCGCCGGCCGGGCCCACGGCCCGCACGAGCGGCTGCGGCTCCTGGGGCCGGTGGTCATGGGCGTCGGCCTCTTCGTGTTCATCTGCGCCAACACGCTGCTCTACGAGAACCGCGACTTGGAGACGCGACGGCTTCGCCAGGGGGTGCTGCGGGCTCAGGCGCTCCGGCCCCCCGACGGCCCCGCCTGGGACTgcgccctcctccccagccccggccccaggACTCCCCGAGCCATAGGCTGCGCAGAGCCAGAAAGTTGGGATCTGTCCCCGCGTCGGGGTACCTCACCCGTCCCGTCGGTGCGGAGCCTGCGTTCAGAGCCTGCCAATCCTCGCCTGGGGTTACCTGCCCTGCTCAGCAGTTACCCGTTGAAGGGCCCGGGGCTGCCCCCGCCCTGGGGTCCACGGACCCAGACTGGCCATGTGATTATCACCGTCCAGCCCTCTGGTTCCTGCATCGAACATTCCAAGTCTCTGGATCTGGGCCTTGGGGAGCTCCTGCTTGGGGCCCCAGCAGCTCGGGACTGTGCTCACAGAAGCTGGCCACGGCTGGACCGCCTCAGTCTGGGGGGTTATGCCAagttgggaggaggaggtgacTTGGGGGCCCGGGTTTGA